The nucleotide window GCCCAGGCTTGTTGAACAGCCGGGCAGGCGGATTGGCGCCCTAAGGAAAAGAATTATGGAAGGTTTTTTTAAAAAAGGACTGTTTTTCAAACGGAGCGGATCCAACGCCGCTCGCGACGGGCAGAATCCGGCCAAACGTCCTTTTTCAAAAACCTTTGATATCTTTCAAAAAACGCTCAATCTGAACAATCAGGCCCTGGAGGCCATTGCCATGCTCGGAGACGTCCTGAGCGGGGACTACATCTTTGACCAGCACTTCATAGAAGTGAAGAGCCGTGAACTGGCGGAAACCGTGTATCAGCTCATAGCCAGCCTGAACACGTTGTCCCCCAAGTTTCAGGGCTTGTATGAAGTGTTCCAGCGGATCAATGATGAAATCGAGCAGGAGCTTTCGGGCAGGTTGGTGATCCCCAAATCCGATTATGTCATGCCTTATTCCGCGGCAAGCCGGGATTTTCAGGACGTTGTCGGAGCCAAAAACGCCAATCTGGCTGAAGTGGCCAATGCATTGGGGCTTAAAACGCCTCCGGGCTTTGTGGCTACCACCCGCGCTTTCGGTGCGTTCATGGATCACAACGATCTTTGGGAAAAAACCGAGGCGCTGACAGGGGCCTGGAAGGCCGGGGAGATTTCCCTGGAGGAGGCGTCCGAAAAAATCCAGTCCATGATCCTGGACGCGGAGGTTCCCAAAGAGGTTCGGAAGGAAATCCAGCAGGCCGTGGGCAAGCTGGAGCGGGAGCAAGGCTTTAAAAACCTCTATTTCGCCGTTCGCTCAAGCGCAGGAGGCGAAGACGGGGAGCACAGCTTTGCAGGCCTGCACTTAAGCGTGCTGAACACGCCTCCTGAAGAGTTGCTGGACGCTTACAAGCGAGTGATCGCCAGCCTGTATTCCGGGGCGGTCATGGAATACCGCAAAGACAAAGGTTTTCTGGAAAGCGAAGCGGTTATGGCCGTGGGATGCCTGGTCATGGTGGACGCCCAGGCGAGCGGCGTGGTCTATACCATGGACCCCATGAACCCCGATAGCGGCAAGATGGTGATCTCTTCCGCCAGGGGGCTGGGCGCATCGGTTGTCTCCGGCGACGTCTCGGGGGACAGGCATCTGGTCTCCCGCACGGGTCCTTTCACCATTGAGACGGTGCAGACGGAGACCCAAAAGAAACTTTTGTCCCCAAAGCCGAACGGCGGCGTCGACTTTACCCCTGTGGAGGAAGCCCTGCAAGGCAAACAGGCCCTCAGCCGGGAGCAGTTGCAGACATTGGCGGAAGCCGCCCTTCAAATAGAGCGGCATTTTAAAAGACCGCTGGACATTGAATACGCTTTTGACAAAGAGGGCGAAATGTACATCCTGCAAGCGCGGCCGTTAAGGCTGCAGACGGAGTGCATCTTGCTGGCAAGGGATTTGCCCGCCCTTTTATCCGATTACAAAATCATCTTCAAGGACCAGGGAACCGTGGCCCAGCGCGGAGTGGGCGCAGGCAAGGTGTTCCTGGCGACGCAACGCGATGAAGATTTAGACGACTTTCCCTCCGGCGCAATCCTTGTGGCAAGACACACATCCCCTCGTTTTGCCAAGATTATTCGCAAGGCGAGCGCCATCCTAACTGATGTAGGTTCGCCTACAGGCCACCTGGCTACCATCGCCCGAGAGTTCCGAGTCCCTGCCATTGTGGGAAGCCAGGTGGCCACCAGCCTACTCAAACACGGCCAGGAAATTACAGTGGATGCGGAAGGAAACATCATCTACGACGGAATAGTCAAGGAGTTGGAGACATACAACCTGTGCGAGGAGCATATTGAAGAAAGCCATGAGTACAGGCTGCTTCGCCGCATATTGAAAAAGGTCGCCCCTTTGAATCTGGTAGACCCGCATTCCAGGAGCTTTTCGCCCCAGGGCGCCCGGACTTTCCACGATATCACCCGGTTCGTGCACGAAAAGGCGGTGGAGGAGTTGATCAACCTTCAAAACGTCCACCGCCACGATCCGGACACGGTTTCGGGAAAGCTGAAAATCCCGGTTCCTTTGGATCTTGTACTGATAGACATCGGCCATGGGCTTGCAAAGCGAGAGAACAAGCGGGTTATCACCATAGACGACATTCAGTCCTTGCCCATGAAGAGTTTTTTAGACGGCCTGATCAAGCCCGGCGCATGGAGCACGGCCCCTGCGAACGTGGATTTCAGCAGTTTTATGTCCAGCCTGACCCGCACCTTCGCTTCCGGCCTTTCCAGCCCGGACATGGTCGGCCAGAACCTGGCCGTCATATCGGACAACTACGCGAATATC belongs to Desulfatibacillum aliphaticivorans DSM 15576 and includes:
- a CDS encoding PEP/pyruvate-binding domain-containing protein yields the protein MEGFFKKGLFFKRSGSNAARDGQNPAKRPFSKTFDIFQKTLNLNNQALEAIAMLGDVLSGDYIFDQHFIEVKSRELAETVYQLIASLNTLSPKFQGLYEVFQRINDEIEQELSGRLVIPKSDYVMPYSAASRDFQDVVGAKNANLAEVANALGLKTPPGFVATTRAFGAFMDHNDLWEKTEALTGAWKAGEISLEEASEKIQSMILDAEVPKEVRKEIQQAVGKLEREQGFKNLYFAVRSSAGGEDGEHSFAGLHLSVLNTPPEELLDAYKRVIASLYSGAVMEYRKDKGFLESEAVMAVGCLVMVDAQASGVVYTMDPMNPDSGKMVISSARGLGASVVSGDVSGDRHLVSRTGPFTIETVQTETQKKLLSPKPNGGVDFTPVEEALQGKQALSREQLQTLAEAALQIERHFKRPLDIEYAFDKEGEMYILQARPLRLQTECILLARDLPALLSDYKIIFKDQGTVAQRGVGAGKVFLATQRDEDLDDFPSGAILVARHTSPRFAKIIRKASAILTDVGSPTGHLATIAREFRVPAIVGSQVATSLLKHGQEITVDAEGNIIYDGIVKELETYNLCEEHIEESHEYRLLRRILKKVAPLNLVDPHSRSFSPQGARTFHDITRFVHEKAVEELINLQNVHRHDPDTVSGKLKIPVPLDLVLIDIGHGLAKRENKRVITIDDIQSLPMKSFLDGLIKPGAWSTAPANVDFSSFMSSLTRTFASGLSSPDMVGQNLAVISDNYANISLRLGYHFNMIDSYIGDNQNSNYAYFRFMGGVTDTTRRSRRARFLAELLSIGDFRVEIRGDLVVARLKKLPSAVMQGKLYFLGVLVAYARQLDVQMTSDSHVSMYVDMFRNLMQSNAA